The following proteins are encoded in a genomic region of Triticum dicoccoides isolate Atlit2015 ecotype Zavitan chromosome 1B, WEW_v2.0, whole genome shotgun sequence:
- the LOC119329958 gene encoding uncharacterized protein LOC119329958 isoform X1 yields the protein MIRALGREPSSCPRNLPSQHSSPHAAKSAAPRTGTAPPGPAASAPSHTAILPPPPTSQSPCCLTSHRSRVSAPHHLASRRRPTRTPIITVDVVLPRPPLLRPSSPHRCHAGRWIWSTSSTGLASSGSTRTPLTTSPARGEELDGSMPHLIFCPQISGVTYVNVNGTATRSSLSSILSGDVSIKDSKSTIKVKNIGQLVSSVPLEAHSISSIHDTMWPMLAWRVILGN from the exons ATGATTAGAGCACTGGGAAGGGAACCTTCCTCCTGCCCCCGCAACCTCCCTTCCCAACACTCCTCTCCGCACGCCGCCAAGTCCGCAGCACCTCGCACCGGCACTGCACcgcccggccccgccgcctccgcaCCATCTCACACTGCCATCTTGCCGCCCCCGCCTACCTCGCAGTCGCCTTGCTGCCTCACCTCACACCGGAGCCGCGTCTCCGCCCCGCACCACCTCGCCTCGCGTCGGCGCCCGACACGTACGCCCATCATTACCGTCGACGTTGTATTACCACGGCCACCCCTACTGCGGCCGTCGTCTCCACATCGGTGCCACGCTGGCAGGTGGATCTGGTCGACTTCATCGACTGGACTGGCGTCAAGTGGGTCAACCAGGACTCCTCTCACAACATCACCGGCGCGAGGTGAG GAGCTTGATGGCAGCATGCCTCACCTGATCTTTTGTCCCCAAATCTCAG GTGTGACATATGTAAATGTAAATGGGACTGCAACTCGATCATCATTGAGTAGCATCCTTTCAGGAGATGTGAGTATAAAGGATTCAAAAAGTACAATAAAG GTCAAAAATATTGGGCAGCTGGTATCCAGTGTGCCCCTAGAGGCACATTCCATTTCTTCAATACATGATACAATGTGGCCGATGTTG GCTTGGAGAGTTATACTTGGAAATTGA
- the LOC119329958 gene encoding uncharacterized protein LOC119329958 isoform X2, giving the protein MIRALGREPSSCPRNLPSQHSSPHAAKSAAPRTGTAPPGPAASAPSHTAILPPPPTSQSPCCLTSHRSRVSAPHHLASRRRPTRTPIITVDVVLPRPPLLRPSSPHRCHAGRWIWSTSSTGLASSGSTRTPLTTSPARGEELDGSMPHLIFCPQISGVTYVNVNGTATRSSLSSILSGDVKNIGQLVSSVPLEAHSISSIHDTMWPMLAWRVILGN; this is encoded by the exons ATGATTAGAGCACTGGGAAGGGAACCTTCCTCCTGCCCCCGCAACCTCCCTTCCCAACACTCCTCTCCGCACGCCGCCAAGTCCGCAGCACCTCGCACCGGCACTGCACcgcccggccccgccgcctccgcaCCATCTCACACTGCCATCTTGCCGCCCCCGCCTACCTCGCAGTCGCCTTGCTGCCTCACCTCACACCGGAGCCGCGTCTCCGCCCCGCACCACCTCGCCTCGCGTCGGCGCCCGACACGTACGCCCATCATTACCGTCGACGTTGTATTACCACGGCCACCCCTACTGCGGCCGTCGTCTCCACATCGGTGCCACGCTGGCAGGTGGATCTGGTCGACTTCATCGACTGGACTGGCGTCAAGTGGGTCAACCAGGACTCCTCTCACAACATCACCGGCGCGAGGTGAG GAGCTTGATGGCAGCATGCCTCACCTGATCTTTTGTCCCCAAATCTCAG GTGTGACATATGTAAATGTAAATGGGACTGCAACTCGATCATCATTGAGTAGCATCCTTTCAGGAGAT GTCAAAAATATTGGGCAGCTGGTATCCAGTGTGCCCCTAGAGGCACATTCCATTTCTTCAATACATGATACAATGTGGCCGATGTTG GCTTGGAGAGTTATACTTGGAAATTGA
- the LOC119329958 gene encoding uncharacterized protein LOC119329958 isoform X3: MIRALGREPSSCPRNLPSQHSSPHAAKSAAPRTGTAPPGPAASAPSHTAILPPPPTSQSPCCLTSHRSRVSAPHHLASRRRPTRTPIITVDVVLPRPPLLRPSSPHRCHAGRWIWSTSSTGLASSGSTRTPLTTSPARGEELDGSMPHLIFCPQISGVTYVNVNGTATRSSLSSILSGDVSIKDSKSQKYWAAGIQCAPRGTFHFFNT, encoded by the exons ATGATTAGAGCACTGGGAAGGGAACCTTCCTCCTGCCCCCGCAACCTCCCTTCCCAACACTCCTCTCCGCACGCCGCCAAGTCCGCAGCACCTCGCACCGGCACTGCACcgcccggccccgccgcctccgcaCCATCTCACACTGCCATCTTGCCGCCCCCGCCTACCTCGCAGTCGCCTTGCTGCCTCACCTCACACCGGAGCCGCGTCTCCGCCCCGCACCACCTCGCCTCGCGTCGGCGCCCGACACGTACGCCCATCATTACCGTCGACGTTGTATTACCACGGCCACCCCTACTGCGGCCGTCGTCTCCACATCGGTGCCACGCTGGCAGGTGGATCTGGTCGACTTCATCGACTGGACTGGCGTCAAGTGGGTCAACCAGGACTCCTCTCACAACATCACCGGCGCGAGGTGAG GAGCTTGATGGCAGCATGCCTCACCTGATCTTTTGTCCCCAAATCTCAG GTGTGACATATGTAAATGTAAATGGGACTGCAACTCGATCATCATTGAGTAGCATCCTTTCAGGAGATGTGAGTATAAAGGATTCAAAAA GTCAAAAATATTGGGCAGCTGGTATCCAGTGTGCCCCTAGAGGCACATTCCATTTCTTCAATACATGA